The following proteins are co-located in the Desulfobaccales bacterium genome:
- the ndhC gene encoding NADH-quinone oxidoreductase subunit A produces the protein MLISYLPILIYMVIAAGLVGLIVLLSELLGKKKHFPSKDMPYECGMDPIGDARTRYHVRFYVIAMFFIVFDVEAIFLYPWGVVFKQLGWFGFVEMAIFIFVLVVGLAYVWGKGALEWE, from the coding sequence ATGCTGATCAGTTATCTGCCCATTCTCATTTACATGGTCATTGCCGCCGGCCTGGTGGGGCTCATTGTGCTTCTCTCCGAGCTCTTGGGCAAAAAGAAGCATTTCCCCTCCAAGGACATGCCCTATGAGTGCGGCATGGACCCCATCGGCGATGCCCGCACCCGCTACCACGTGCGGTTCTACGTCATCGCCATGTTCTTCATCGTGTTCGACGTGGAAGCCATCTTCCTCTACCCCTGGGGCGTGGTCTTCAAGCAACTGGGGTGGTTCGGCTTTGTGGAGATGGCCATCTTCATCTTTGTCCTGGTCGTGGGCCTGGCCTACGTCTGGGGCAAAGGCGCCCTGGAATGGGAATGA
- the nuoF gene encoding NADH-quinone oxidoreductase subunit NuoF, with protein MLEIKRPVSAPLSPDQVAGIKDVCTRFKQIKGGLLPALHQVQRLCGNWLPMEALELVSQTMDIPYPYLYGVLSFYTMFSTQPRGKYIIRLCESPPCHVLGAEDMLSFLKKELGVEVGETTSDGLFTLELTACLGVCEVAPAMQINEVVHGHLTPDKIRQILSDYRAGKAPDYTQLRRTTNPLSAYPPSPDETPLLQNVDQIDPMSIDDYLARGGYEGLKKALSMTDEEVVNVVKDSGLRGRGGAGFPTGLKWSFTRPLKVFPKYIICNADEGEPGTIKDRYIMEGDPHRVIEGMIIAGYAVGANFGYIYVRGEYYLSMYRLQNAINQAMERGFLGDNILGSGFSFRIQIQTGGGSYVCGEETALINSIEGQRGYPRVKPPFPGTVGVWNKPTIVNNVESLASVPEIIKKGAEWYKSKGTPDSAGTKIFQVVGHVNRPGIVECNMGLPLRQLIDQFGGGVRTGHALKAVQPGGAACGFILPEQVDTPLEYKAMYEVEGAVGSGTNLVLDDSTCIVDVVKCLLYFFQHESCGFCLPCRRGTRVLYELICKVVDGTATEADLERMLSLSKIMTESANCALGWSPYAFLKTTMERFKADYLAHLEGRCPTGVCFRHEKAAAAH; from the coding sequence ATGCTGGAAATCAAGCGCCCCGTCAGTGCTCCCCTGAGTCCCGACCAGGTGGCCGGCATCAAGGATGTCTGCACCCGCTTCAAGCAGATCAAGGGCGGCCTCCTGCCTGCCCTGCACCAGGTGCAGCGCCTTTGCGGCAACTGGCTCCCCATGGAGGCCCTGGAGCTGGTCTCCCAGACCATGGACATCCCCTACCCCTATCTCTACGGGGTGCTCAGTTTTTACACCATGTTCTCCACCCAGCCCCGGGGGAAGTACATCATCCGGCTGTGCGAGTCCCCGCCCTGCCACGTGCTGGGCGCCGAGGACATGCTGAGCTTCCTCAAGAAAGAGCTGGGGGTGGAGGTGGGTGAGACCACTTCTGACGGCCTCTTCACCCTGGAGCTCACCGCCTGCCTGGGGGTGTGCGAGGTGGCGCCGGCCATGCAGATCAACGAAGTGGTGCACGGCCACCTCACCCCGGACAAGATCCGCCAGATCCTGAGCGACTACCGGGCCGGCAAGGCGCCGGACTACACCCAGCTGAGGCGGACCACCAACCCTCTGAGCGCTTACCCGCCCAGCCCCGATGAGACCCCGCTCCTCCAGAACGTCGATCAGATCGACCCCATGAGCATCGACGACTACCTGGCCCGGGGCGGCTACGAGGGGCTGAAAAAAGCCCTCTCCATGACCGACGAGGAAGTGGTGAACGTGGTCAAGGACTCGGGCCTGAGGGGCCGGGGCGGCGCCGGCTTCCCCACCGGGCTCAAGTGGTCCTTCACCCGGCCGCTCAAGGTCTTCCCCAAATACATCATCTGCAACGCCGACGAAGGCGAGCCCGGCACCATCAAGGACCGCTACATCATGGAAGGCGACCCCCATCGGGTGATCGAGGGCATGATCATCGCCGGCTATGCCGTGGGCGCCAACTTCGGCTACATCTACGTCCGGGGCGAATACTACCTCTCCATGTACCGCCTGCAGAACGCCATCAACCAGGCCATGGAGCGGGGCTTCCTGGGCGACAATATCCTGGGGAGCGGCTTCAGCTTCCGCATCCAGATCCAGACCGGCGGCGGCTCCTATGTGTGCGGCGAGGAAACCGCCCTCATCAACTCCATCGAAGGCCAGCGGGGCTATCCCCGGGTGAAGCCCCCCTTCCCCGGCACCGTGGGGGTGTGGAACAAGCCCACCATCGTCAACAATGTGGAGTCTCTGGCCAGCGTGCCGGAGATCATCAAAAAGGGCGCCGAGTGGTACAAGAGCAAGGGCACCCCGGACTCCGCCGGCACCAAGATCTTCCAGGTGGTGGGCCACGTCAACCGGCCGGGCATCGTGGAATGCAACATGGGCCTGCCGCTTCGGCAGCTCATTGACCAGTTCGGCGGCGGCGTGCGCACCGGGCATGCACTCAAGGCGGTGCAGCCCGGCGGTGCTGCCTGCGGCTTCATCTTGCCGGAGCAGGTGGACACCCCCCTCGAATACAAGGCCATGTATGAGGTGGAGGGGGCGGTGGGTTCCGGCACCAACCTGGTCCTGGATGACAGCACCTGCATCGTGGACGTGGTCAAGTGCCTGCTTTACTTCTTCCAGCACGAGTCCTGCGGCTTCTGCCTGCCCTGCCGCCGGGGCACCCGGGTGCTCTATGAGCTGATCTGCAAGGTGGTGGACGGCACCGCCACCGAAGCCGACCTGGAGCGCATGCTGTCGCTCTCCAAGATCATGACGGAGAGCGCCAACTGCGCCCTGGGCTGGAGCCCCTACGCCTTCCTGAAGACCACGATGGAGCGCTTCAAGGCGGATTACCTGGCGCACCTGGAAGGCCGCTGCCCCACCGGCGTCTGCTTCCGGCACGAGAAGGCCGCGGCGGCGCACTGA
- a CDS encoding YdcF family protein, which yields MLRPENLPPLDGLIVLGAKLNPEGQPGRVARARLLHALAVWQAQAGRPYLLLSGGPAPVPGLPLLTEAGAMAAAARAWAEEQGEPALREQLDSRLILEEKSRSTQTAALHLLPLVLDLGLRQVGLVSDQLHLRRALFLFRRHFRRHGIILHPLAAPGLLRHYWHSRRYLWLTRMVLRESAAWLKALTLHTLRPPKH from the coding sequence ATGTTGCGTCCTGAAAACCTCCCGCCCCTGGACGGCCTCATCGTCCTGGGGGCCAAGCTGAACCCGGAAGGTCAACCCGGCCGCGTCGCCCGGGCCCGTCTGCTCCACGCCCTGGCCGTGTGGCAGGCCCAGGCCGGTCGCCCGTATCTGCTCCTTTCCGGCGGCCCCGCGCCGGTTCCGGGGCTGCCCTTACTCACCGAAGCGGGGGCCATGGCCGCGGCGGCCCGGGCCTGGGCCGAGGAGCAGGGGGAGCCGGCTCTCCGGGAGCAGCTGGACAGCCGCCTCATCCTGGAGGAAAAAAGCCGCTCCACCCAGACCGCCGCCCTCCATCTCCTGCCCCTGGTGCTGGACCTGGGTCTGCGGCAGGTGGGCCTGGTGAGCGACCAGTTGCACCTCAGGCGGGCCCTTTTCCTCTTCCGGCGCCATTTCCGCCGCCATGGCATCATCCTCCACCCCCTGGCGGCCCCGGGACTGTTGCGCCATTACTGGCACAGCCGCCGCTATCTCTGGCTCACCCGTATGGTGCTCCGGGAGAGCGCCGCCTGGCTCAAGGCCCTCACCCTCCATACCCTGCGCCCGCCGAAGCACTAA
- a CDS encoding molybdopterin-dependent oxidoreductase, with the protein MVNLTIDGRAIQAEPGKTILEVARENGIYIPYLCYHPALKPIGSCRICVVEVKPGPPRPLPACATYVAEGQEVVTNSERLTAIRQELMKLVLINHALECPICDKGGECELQDLTHALGVPEVDLTAVPATSPPDYESLLVERHTDRCVTCGRCVRLCRDHVGAMAINFMQRGYFTELGSGLLPLDCEFCGSCIDICPVGALINKQFKYRARAWEVTKTEMVCPFCGGGCTYELHLKDGEIMRVYNGETALLCGRGRFGWPVINSPERLRTPLVRVNGELQEATWEEALAAAAGGLKAVLEEAGPGALYGVGSPRATNEANYLFQKFFRAGLGTNNLDNPGRLHYAKALSALGQVFGWPEVKEADGPHPKPPVYTSPFGIKDDTKGSGFTFVLGSLEELPQADAALILGADLTPELPPLGWGVNAARLKDDFKLVVANPRGTKFDRWATVSLRYKPGAERLVVAGLMKALITAHPDLTPAISAQGFDELKESLKKFSLKEYATRAGVEVADLEAAAAILAQAKAPAILFGTELLSQDKGDMNALALADLFLLVGKPGTPGSALYPVAEKANTRGVCELGVLPDRLPGLLPLDSPAAPAFWGEHKPVQTPGPNLLEVLDKLEQDEADAPKALWLLGGDLLRWLPNRSRTEKLLGKVKFMVVQDAFLTDTAKLADVVLPVAIHAEQEGSFISSTGQLGVLKAALPANGVLPDWQIICRLASALGVPLNYRNPAQIFAEFARQVPLYAGLAPQKVVGKGIPAEVKGTFVPFDLDISLPGRRPFTLIIGKVLQHSGSYTTHEPCGTLVVSPEAAVSLNPEDAAQLELKAGDKARIISSHGEVEAKVALDPLLPAGVAFLPEHFAQPAAQMLTLNSNLVRVSIQKA; encoded by the coding sequence ATGGTTAATCTTACCATTGACGGCCGGGCCATTCAGGCGGAACCGGGCAAGACCATCCTCGAGGTGGCCCGGGAAAACGGCATCTACATCCCCTATCTCTGCTATCATCCGGCCCTGAAGCCCATCGGCTCCTGCCGCATCTGCGTGGTGGAGGTGAAGCCGGGGCCGCCCCGGCCCCTGCCGGCCTGCGCCACCTACGTGGCCGAGGGCCAGGAGGTGGTGACCAACTCCGAGCGCCTCACCGCCATCCGCCAGGAGCTCATGAAGCTGGTGCTCATCAACCACGCCCTGGAGTGCCCCATCTGCGACAAGGGCGGCGAGTGCGAGCTCCAGGACCTGACCCACGCCCTGGGCGTCCCGGAGGTGGACCTGACGGCCGTGCCCGCCACCTCACCCCCGGACTATGAGTCCCTCCTGGTGGAGCGGCACACCGACCGTTGCGTCACCTGCGGCCGCTGCGTGCGCCTCTGCCGGGACCACGTGGGGGCCATGGCCATCAACTTCATGCAGCGGGGCTACTTCACCGAGCTGGGCTCCGGGCTTTTGCCCCTGGACTGCGAGTTCTGCGGCTCCTGCATCGACATCTGCCCGGTGGGGGCCCTCATCAACAAGCAGTTCAAATACCGGGCCCGGGCCTGGGAGGTCACCAAGACCGAGATGGTCTGCCCCTTCTGCGGCGGCGGCTGCACGTATGAGCTGCACCTCAAGGACGGGGAGATCATGCGGGTCTACAACGGCGAGACCGCCCTCCTCTGCGGCCGGGGCCGCTTCGGCTGGCCGGTCATCAACTCCCCGGAGCGCCTGCGCACCCCCTTGGTGCGGGTCAACGGCGAGCTCCAGGAGGCCACCTGGGAGGAGGCCCTGGCCGCCGCCGCGGGAGGCCTCAAGGCAGTGCTGGAGGAGGCCGGTCCCGGCGCCCTTTACGGCGTGGGCTCGCCCCGGGCAACCAACGAGGCCAATTACCTCTTCCAGAAGTTTTTCCGGGCGGGGCTGGGCACCAACAACCTGGACAACCCCGGCCGTCTGCACTATGCCAAGGCCTTAAGCGCCCTGGGCCAGGTCTTTGGTTGGCCCGAGGTGAAGGAGGCCGACGGGCCCCATCCCAAGCCCCCGGTCTACACCTCCCCCTTCGGCATCAAGGATGACACCAAGGGGAGCGGCTTCACCTTCGTCCTGGGCTCCCTCGAGGAGCTCCCTCAGGCCGATGCCGCCCTCATCCTGGGGGCGGATCTCACCCCGGAGCTGCCGCCTCTGGGCTGGGGCGTCAACGCCGCCCGGCTGAAGGACGACTTCAAGCTGGTGGTGGCCAATCCCCGGGGCACCAAGTTCGACCGCTGGGCCACCGTCAGCCTGCGCTATAAGCCCGGCGCCGAGCGCCTGGTGGTGGCCGGGCTGATGAAGGCCCTGATCACCGCCCACCCGGATCTCACCCCGGCCATCTCCGCCCAGGGCTTTGACGAGCTCAAAGAGAGCCTGAAAAAGTTCAGCCTCAAGGAATACGCCACCCGGGCGGGCGTGGAGGTGGCGGACCTGGAGGCCGCGGCCGCCATCCTGGCCCAGGCCAAGGCCCCGGCCATCCTCTTCGGCACCGAGCTCTTAAGTCAGGACAAGGGCGACATGAACGCCCTGGCTTTGGCGGACCTTTTCCTCCTGGTGGGCAAACCCGGCACCCCGGGCAGCGCCCTCTACCCGGTGGCGGAGAAGGCCAACACCCGGGGCGTGTGCGAGCTGGGGGTGCTCCCCGACCGGCTGCCGGGGCTTTTGCCTCTGGATTCCCCGGCGGCGCCGGCCTTCTGGGGCGAGCACAAACCGGTGCAGACCCCCGGCCCCAATCTCCTGGAGGTGCTGGACAAACTGGAGCAGGACGAGGCGGACGCCCCCAAGGCCCTGTGGCTCCTGGGCGGGGATCTCCTGCGCTGGCTCCCCAACCGCAGCCGCACCGAGAAGCTCTTGGGCAAGGTGAAGTTCATGGTGGTGCAGGACGCCTTCCTCACCGACACCGCCAAGCTGGCGGATGTAGTTCTGCCGGTGGCCATCCACGCGGAGCAGGAAGGCTCCTTCATCAGCAGCACCGGACAGCTGGGGGTGCTGAAGGCGGCTCTGCCGGCCAATGGTGTGCTCCCCGACTGGCAGATCATCTGCCGGCTGGCCTCGGCCCTGGGCGTGCCCCTGAACTACCGGAACCCGGCGCAGATCTTCGCCGAGTTCGCCCGGCAGGTGCCCCTCTATGCCGGCTTGGCGCCCCAGAAAGTGGTGGGCAAGGGCATCCCGGCGGAGGTTAAAGGCACCTTCGTGCCCTTCGACCTGGACATCAGCCTGCCCGGCCGCCGGCCCTTCACCCTGATCATCGGCAAGGTGCTGCAGCACTCGGGCTCTTACACCACCCACGAGCCCTGCGGCACCCTGGTGGTTTCGCCCGAGGCGGCCGTCAGCCTCAACCCCGAGGATGCGGCCCAACTGGAGCTGAAGGCGGGCGACAAGGCCCGGATCATCTCCTCCCACGGGGAGGTGGAGGCCAAGGTGGCGCTGGATCCCTTGTTGCCGGCCGGGGTGGCCTTCCTGCCGGAGCATTTCGCCCAGCCCGCGGCCCAGATGCTGACCCTGAACTCCAATCTGGTGCGGGTCTCCATCCAGAAGGCATAA
- a CDS encoding NADH-quinone oxidoreductase subunit B family protein, translated as MGIEEHLGYNVLTTSLEKLVDWARKSSLWPATFGLACCAIEMIVTAANRWDIARFGMEAFRASPRQADLIIIAGTVTKKMMPAIQRVYDQMSEPKWVIAMGACACSGGIFDSYAVVQGIDQYLPVDVYIPGCPPRPEGLLYGILKLHEKILRDPFLTQQYREKLAARKEAA; from the coding sequence ATGGGTATTGAAGAACATCTGGGTTACAACGTCCTCACCACCTCGCTGGAAAAGCTGGTGGACTGGGCCAGGAAGAGCAGCCTGTGGCCGGCCACCTTCGGCTTGGCCTGCTGCGCCATCGAGATGATCGTCACCGCGGCCAACCGCTGGGACATCGCCCGCTTCGGCATGGAGGCCTTCCGGGCCAGCCCCCGGCAGGCGGACCTCATCATCATCGCCGGCACCGTCACCAAGAAGATGATGCCGGCCATCCAGCGGGTCTACGATCAGATGAGCGAGCCCAAGTGGGTCATTGCCATGGGGGCCTGCGCCTGCTCCGGCGGGATTTTCGACTCCTATGCGGTGGTGCAGGGCATTGACCAATACCTGCCCGTGGATGTCTACATCCCGGGCTGCCCGCCCCGGCCGGAGGGCCTGCTGTACGGCATCCTCAAGCTGCATGAAAAGATCCTCAGGGACCCCTTCCTCACCCAGCAGTACCGGGAGAAACTGGCGGCCCGGAAGGAGGCGGCCTGA
- the nuoD gene encoding NADH dehydrogenase (quinone) subunit D, whose amino-acid sequence MTPVLPEKQYDTMLLNVGPSHPSTHGVLRVLVELDGEVIVRAMPDLGYLHRGIEKLCENRTYHQCIPLMNRLDYLAGEVNNFGFCLAVEKLLGIEVPKRAQYIRVIIAELTRIASHIFWLGTHAHDLGAMTPLFYGFREREKIMDLCEMVSGGRMFPAYFRIGGVAADLPEGFVPEALAFVKDFPNKWKDYDTLLTENPIWKKRTVGVGVMTREECLDWGWSGPMARGSGVDWDLRRDNPYSSYEDFDFNIPLGTREGDVYSRYLVRMQEMLESAKIVRQALEKLPKGDIKVDDPRISLPPKEKVYTDIAALINHFKLIQEGVTPPKGEVYQAIEAPKGEMGFYIVSDGSGRPWRIKIRRPSFVVLNATDKLARGRLLADLIALIGTMDIVLADVDC is encoded by the coding sequence ATGACACCCGTGCTGCCTGAAAAACAATACGACACCATGCTCCTCAACGTGGGGCCCTCCCACCCCAGCACCCATGGGGTGCTCCGGGTGCTGGTGGAGCTGGACGGCGAGGTCATCGTCCGGGCCATGCCCGATCTGGGCTACCTCCACCGGGGCATTGAGAAGCTCTGCGAGAACCGCACCTACCACCAGTGCATTCCCCTGATGAACCGGCTGGACTACCTGGCCGGCGAAGTCAACAACTTCGGCTTCTGCCTGGCGGTGGAAAAGCTGTTGGGCATCGAGGTGCCCAAACGGGCCCAGTACATCCGGGTGATCATCGCCGAGCTCACCCGTATCGCCTCCCACATCTTCTGGCTGGGGACCCACGCCCACGACCTGGGGGCCATGACCCCGCTCTTCTACGGCTTTAGGGAGCGGGAAAAGATCATGGACCTGTGCGAGATGGTCTCCGGCGGCCGCATGTTCCCGGCCTACTTTCGCATCGGCGGAGTGGCCGCGGACCTGCCCGAGGGCTTTGTCCCCGAGGCCCTGGCCTTCGTCAAGGACTTCCCCAACAAGTGGAAGGACTATGACACCCTGCTCACCGAAAACCCCATCTGGAAGAAGCGCACTGTGGGCGTGGGCGTCATGACCAGGGAGGAGTGCCTGGACTGGGGCTGGTCCGGCCCCATGGCCCGGGGCTCCGGGGTGGACTGGGACCTGAGGCGGGACAACCCCTACTCCAGCTACGAGGACTTTGATTTCAACATTCCTTTGGGCACCCGGGAAGGCGACGTCTATTCCCGCTATCTGGTGCGCATGCAGGAGATGCTGGAGTCCGCCAAGATCGTGCGCCAGGCCCTGGAGAAGCTCCCCAAGGGCGACATCAAGGTGGACGATCCCCGCATCTCTTTGCCGCCCAAGGAGAAGGTCTACACCGACATCGCCGCCCTCATCAATCACTTCAAGCTGATTCAGGAGGGCGTGACTCCGCCCAAGGGCGAGGTCTACCAGGCCATTGAGGCGCCCAAAGGCGAGATGGGCTTCTATATCGTCAGCGACGGCAGCGGCCGGCCCTGGAGAATCAAGATCCGCCGGCCCTCCTTTGTGGTGCTGAACGCCACCGACAAGTTGGCCCGGGGCCGGCTCCTGGCCGACCTCATCGCGCTCATCGGCACCATGGACATCGTCCTGGCGGACGTGGATTGCTGA
- a CDS encoding FmdB family zinc ribbon protein has protein sequence MPIYEYQCSACGHIVEKWQKLSEEPLTVCAACGGPLHKLISNCAFHLKGSGWYVTDYAGSRANSATSDAGKDKAGDSSPAAADSGSTSVK, from the coding sequence ATGCCCATCTATGAGTATCAGTGCAGCGCCTGCGGTCACATCGTGGAGAAATGGCAGAAGCTCTCCGAAGAGCCGCTCACGGTCTGTGCCGCCTGCGGTGGCCCGCTGCACAAGCTCATCAGCAACTGCGCCTTCCATCTCAAAGGTTCCGGCTGGTACGTCACCGACTACGCCGGCAGCCGGGCCAACTCCGCCACCAGCGACGCCGGCAAAGACAAAGCGGGCGACTCCTCCCCTGCGGCCGCGGACTCCGGCTCGACGTCCGTGAAGTGA
- a CDS encoding NADH-quinone oxidoreductase subunit C — protein sequence MHRAIEFLQERFPEDVQEVVEFRGDTTIVVNPKAIRAILTALRDAPEMGYKYLSMIAAVDYYPAEPRFGVVYNLYSHRYRDRLTLKCLLPGAAPVIDSVVSVFSTADFHEREAYDLMGIVFKGHPNLKRILLPEDFVGFPLRKEFPQRGQ from the coding sequence ATGCACCGGGCAATTGAGTTCTTGCAGGAGCGCTTTCCCGAGGACGTCCAGGAGGTGGTGGAGTTTCGGGGCGACACCACCATCGTGGTGAACCCCAAGGCCATCCGGGCCATCCTCACCGCCCTTCGGGACGCCCCGGAGATGGGCTACAAGTACCTCTCCATGATCGCCGCGGTGGACTACTACCCGGCCGAGCCCCGGTTCGGGGTGGTGTACAACCTTTACTCCCACCGCTATCGGGACCGGCTCACCCTGAAATGCCTGCTGCCCGGGGCGGCCCCGGTCATCGACTCGGTGGTGAGTGTGTTCAGCACCGCCGATTTCCACGAGCGGGAGGCCTATGACCTCATGGGCATTGTCTTCAAGGGCCACCCCAATCTGAAGCGGATCCTCCTGCCCGAGGACTTTGTGGGCTTCCCCTTGCGGAAGGAATTCCCCCAGCGGGGGCAGTAA